Within Populus trichocarpa isolate Nisqually-1 chromosome 6, P.trichocarpa_v4.1, whole genome shotgun sequence, the genomic segment ttttttcttttaatattaaggatTACATGTTTATACGTAAGGCgtattctcaatattaaaaaggtagttcttttattgacgttagaacggttaggtttaacctaataagataaggatctccttaccgagaaggacttttcttaaaccatagacagaccaacaactagaaaacatgacaagaccttagattttatcagataataaaacaatgcagcttaccttaggtaggacgtatttggggtgctaataccttttctttacgcaaccagtccccatacccgatctctgagaccagttagggttcctagtgaccaaaatactaggtggcgactctcattctaTTTTTCACTgttaagagacaagaattccttgtctcctaATATTTGCCACATTAGTTACCACAATATATGAGAGTGAATATTTTCGCCGCgatgccgcacacgtgcgacaaataaaatcaaattgtgGGGCTAACCATATCAGATAAGAAGTTTACATGATGAATTCTAATACAAACTATACTTTAACTAAAGCACAAccctttttttgataaatatatgaATCCTAACATGATATATAATACTAACTAATTGTACACAATGAGGATTTCTATTTGTATAGGCCTGGATATGTTGGTTGATCATGTGAACCTTTTCTTTATGGTAAATCACTTCATCTTGGTCAATCATTTTCTCTTGGTCTATCATTGTCTTGTGTTTCTTGTCTTTGGTTGATTATGAACTTCTTGGTCGATCATACTATTAACGATCAATATCAGCTTACCCTtctatatataacaataaataataattgttcTTATTTGTTTGacacatgaatatttatttttagtataaacaATATCCtttatttctcaaataaaagAGTATTTTTCCTATTATATTTACACTAAAATAGATCAACTCGACCAACTAAGATGTGCCAAGTGAAATTGttcatcaaaaaatattgatcatgTCTCAAACATGTTTAACATGTCAATTGTTTTATCCAATGacttcaatttaaaacaatttgtttggattttagGCATGATTCTTATGGCTTTATAAATTGCACTTGATCTATAATCTCTTCATAAAAACCCCccaattcttttttcaaaactaaagaCTTCTTTGTAGTAGATCAATTAAGAACCTTAAATACTCTATTTCTTCATAAAGATTACTAAATATTTAGCCTCAAGTTCTCCAACAAAACCTACTCTTCTAACTCGTTATCAAAATTACATAAATTGTTTGCTCCATGTTAACTAGTCCATAATTAGTGTTACAAATAACACCTAAAGGGCATTGAcctattttttaagaaagaaactaatgcaaaaaaaagaataatcattTACTTTACTCTAgatattgaaaatgaaatacTTCCCCTTCAAAATGACCATGTTAATTTGAACACCTAGAAGAAAACCATTCCATGATAGCCTAATGTTGctactaaaaatatcaaattgtagGAAAGAATGCAACACcattttaatgaataataaaggcatcaaaagattttttttttatgcaattcaaTTATCTAGAGTTACATAATAGCCCAATAAGAAACTTTTGGCTACCCTCTCCTTATTTTGGTTGAAGTCAAATGGTTGAACTTTTAGTTGCGCTCTCCCTATTTTAGTTCACTATAGATATTGTCTTTCTAGTTACTAAGAAGTCAATAAGGTGATCTATGCTATCCTTGCCAATAAACTAGACTTGACCAATGTCATCACTATATAACTATACATTTATCATCCCTGAATTAATCATCAAATGGTTTATCATCTACTTTAACTATTTCAATTGTCCATTTGggaatcaaaacattaaagCTTTATGAAAGGATAATGTCATGCATATATTAGCATGCATCCAATCTCACCCAGACGAAACATTGTAATTTGTCTTTGCTTATACTACaaagaaatttatatttaaggTATTGGATCTAATAGTTAAATCCACATGCAACACTCTTATAATGTTTCTTATGACTCCTTCAAAATATGATACCACACTTCTAGAAAGATAATTTCGGTTTTGTTATAACCAATCTTACTAATCTAGGCTAGTGGCATAATGTTGAGTGATATACTACTATTGACCAAGACCATCTACACTAGTACAccattgaaatgtttttttatgatacaaATAGGTTTTGAATAGAAATTCATAGCTAATATTGGATTAGTAAATATGAGACATAGATATTGATTGACCATAGGTCTTGATTGGTTGATTTATTAaaggttgtcaattttgttCTATTCTGACTGCAATGGTCAGTATACCTTGTacctttttaaaaagaagacaaagtgaaacaaatttcatctctcGGGTTATTCTGGGTTTCATGCTCAAATTTCAGTCTAGATGTTTTGGGTTTACTTAGTTTGTTTtggataattaatatttttttctcttcatcactcaaggagtttttttttttaaaaaaaaaaacctcttaccACTTCGTCCTCAAAATACATGAAGTTAAATCCTTATATACCGAAACATGGATGATGACtctcaatgatgatgatgataggggggggggggggaaggtTGTCCTGCGTAAATAGATAAACTAGACAAAATTATATTCtagcaattattattatttatgtttaactGCGTATTTGATGTTTATTGACCAATACCAAATTTAGACTTTATAAAATGAGAGAAGTAaagtttggttttgattttagaaAGGTATTTTCATAAGTGGTTGGCTGCCTTTAGATTAAAGGTACATTAAAATCCAAACACCTGTGAGTGGTTAGATTttgacaattaaaattttattcgtCATGATAAATGATAGTTGTTTATCTATTAAGATATCTTTGTCTATTTTGACTTTAAAAGAttcaatgatttattttgatggcAAAGATAAGCTTAGTTAAATTgactatttattaaaacatttagttgatgattttttctatATGCCACCAAAAAAGATCATTATTTGTATGttaatgatgaagatgatatttgatttatatttctctataatttattataagtttttactttgatattttgtttttattaaattattttaagttaaagttttcaggttactttatttttaaatataaatcagaaattaatattttaaattaaagtagATTATTGGTACTTGTTTCCGAAAGCAATGATGAACAAGTGTTCTCCCTATAAGTTCCCCTCAATTGCCGAGCGCCTTCCACCACCCCCATCCCCACCCTTTCTCCTCCTTTTCCAGGTAGTAACTCCCCTCGTTCTCACCGTTCATTTCTCTAATCTCTGATCCAAAAcaccacaaccaccaccaaaaaaaaaaagcaaagaaaaaaaaaatggatggacCCATATTCGTAATTGAAGCATCCGAAGCCGAATCGATGGCAAAACAATCAGGCCTCACAGTCCTCCAGCTCCTCCCAGCCCTGGTCAAATCAGCCCAGGCCTTGGCTCGCCCGCCGATATCCGACTACCACGTGGGTGCCGTCGGTCTTGGATCCTCCGGCCGCATCTTCTTGGGTGGCAACCTAGAATTCCCTGGCCTCCCTCTCCATCATTCTGTCCACGCCGAACAATTCCTCATCACCAATCTCACTCTTAATGCAGAACCCTCCCTCAAATACATTGCTGTCTCCGCCGCCCCTTGTGGCCACTGCCGTCAATTCCTTCAGGAAATCCGCCACGCCCCTGATGTACAAATCCTCATCACGGGTGATAGTACTAACAACCAGAGTTACAAGAATGATTTAgcaaataaacaacaatttgAGCCCTTGTCGTGTCTTCTACCACATAGGTTCGGACCTGATGATCTTTTGGATAAGGATATTCCCTTGCTTTTAGAAACCCGTCATAATAACTTGTCGTTTGTAGGTGATGCTTTGTTACCAAATGGTATCTGTGCTTCTTTTGATGATCTGGAAAATGAGGCTTTAGAGGCTGCCAATAAGTCTCATGCTCCCTTTACTAATTGCCCATCAGGGGTGGCGTTAATGGATTGTGAAGGAAAGGTTTATAGAGGGTCGTATATGGAGTCTGCCGCCTATAATCCCAGCATAGGGCCGGTGCAGGCGGCTTTGGTGGCATATGTGATGGGAGGGAGGGGTGGTGGGTATGACAGGATTGTTGCTGCTGTGTTGGTGGAGAAACAAGGGGCTAAGGCAAGACAGGAGCAGACGGCGAGATTGCTTTTGAAGGAGATTTCACCCAAGTGTGAGCTTAAAGTGTTTCATTGTGGTTCCAGCTCCAGTTTCAATGGTTGTAACAATCAGAATTCCTGTTGAACATTGCTGTCGATAATTACTCTCCTATTGTATTTGTGTCATAAAATCATCTGTGTTGTTAAGCTGCAGTGCTGATTTATTGGTCAATGAAAGTTGCAAATAATTGGATTGAACCAATCAATGAataaagtttctttctttttcttgggaAGGAAAGCTTTAGATCTTTCCATTACCAAATCTAATGATTGGTGTTTTCTACAGTTGAATGCCAAAATTTTGCAGCACACAGATCTGGCTGGCGGCTGGCAAAGcacatttctttcctttcttgtttTCAAGCCCCTAAttgttctttttctatttatggAAGAACGAAACTTTGAAGCCGAAAAATACAAGTATAAAACATTTAGACTCACCAAACCTCCGATCAATTCTCTTCTGGTGCTTGTGGAGGAAAACCTGAGGGGGCTGGTTAAGGGAACGAACTGTTCCTCCTTGGCCATCACAGGATCCGAACTTAGGCTAATAATATACATGAATCAAACTTCTCATGAATCCTAAATTCTGATGCGAATGTGCTTTGTTTTACTGCACCGGAGACATGGACATAGTTTTGATGATGTGTGTAAGGAATAGAGTATACCCTTGacagagaaaaacaagaaaagttcAACATTGAGATAGCAGACCACCAAACCAGTTAGGTAAGTGTGTGTTTTTTGAGAATTATTGACTTGTGCTTGCCCCCACGACGATTAGCCCTCGTTTTCATCATTTCAATAAGCAAGTTTTGAAGCGTGAAAAACAGGGGGCGTTGCCGAGCATTGCTTGTACTAAAGAATTATGATTCATTACTTCGCCGCCCCCCCGCCGGTGGTAATTCGGTAGCAAAATAGAAAGAATGCCATTATAAATGGATGCCCGCTGAGGGTTTTTATATTGGTTGGATGGTTaatgatatttgatttattttttaattttttgagtttaaatCTTAGAAtgaatattagaaaaattattaatttttttaatatatttagattaatatatatGAGAGCTGTActcttgaaattattattatttttttaaaaaaattgatcttaatTGAAATGTAAACTAATTCAATAACCATTGTGTTGTACTTCTAATATTTCTAGTTTTCCATTCAACTTGCTTTATGGGATGATAATTTACGGAGTTAAAATTGTGTTGTTAAACTtaagtcttaatttttttttattatagatttaaattttaaatcttttttattttaaaaataactcttcaaatctttttaaaatttggaaAGGGATCTAACTTTTATTTTGCTCCTCCTTTCCTCCTTCACTTATGTTTCATTCTCTaatcttccttatttttttctcattttttttattttaactttctattttgaaaatatgacaataaaataaaaatattaaaatatcaaaaaatagggacattaaaagataaaatacatcaaaaacatgtttttttaattttttctacttttcatgaaaaaataggGGTAAAATATTAGATTATGACATCATTAAAAATGGAATCTAGCTTGTATTAGGAATGAATACCTCTTTATCATATATCAATATCTATATAGGTTTAGAATTACTTACGCAAATAAGATTCAAACTTGATAACAACATCAATAAAGCCAAATACTACTATAAATTGTGACTAACCCCATATATtcaattttctataaatttatttatatttttctcctcGGAGAGTTCTATAAGGATATGAACTTATCATGTAGTATCAAAACCAGAAACTCTACATGCTAGATGGAGATAAATGTGAGATGTAAAGACTTAAaactaattttagaaaaaaaccctCCTAACTCTAATCTAAGGCTATTATAATGaggtttttttgttctctttgtACTTTTGACAACTCCATGAATGTAACTGAATTTTCTTAACATCAAGTTCCTGAGTTTATTTAACATATATGAAATCAAACTTTATTCATTATATGCTTGCTAATTATTAAacaagtgttttttctttctgcaTAACTCTTTACAACTTTGAAAATGTTTGTTCATAAATCATCTAGCTTCTACATCATTtgtaaatagtaaaaataactcaagtttcTAGTATTACTAAGAAATTACATCTGAAAACTTATATCATATAACAGAAATAGCCAAACTGTTAGGcctaaaatataaacaataaatctaAAGTTCTATTACACTTGCGATTTCTAGGTTAATCCTATAATTTCTTTAAGAGtctcatcttttattttatttcttatgtaaAGCTAATAATTGTTCAGATATTGACTatagattgataaaaaaaaaaaaatagatggtaaacaccttctttaaaaaaattagcaatagtGTATGGACCATCTCAATTTTGGgatcatttgaaaaaatttgtatctttatagcTAATTGGTAATATGGCCTTTCCACTAGATTACCCACTAAAATGTTCTTTGACGACATTCTATTTGTAAGATATTTCAACCttctttttatgtattaataagTGATCTAATACAATACTCTTCTCTTATCCAAATTATCTAACTCTACTAACATAGCAAACTAATAACCTATGAAGTCTATATCACATTACACAGCTCTCCTGAGTAAATAAACTATAAGTTTCATGGGTAATATAAAATCATGACCATAAGTTAAAGTAAATGGTGAAGTTCCCAAGATAGTTTTTTATAAAGTGTTATACGCTCACATTACCTCTAACAATATATTATGTCAAATCTTAGGATTGTTTTTTACCAATTTGTATAAGttaataatcaaatttttattcgTCAACTTAGCTTGCTCATTGGCTTAAGTATAATGAGTAAAATGGATCATTTTTAATCTACACTCTTGAATGAATTGTTTTGGTATCCTTCCTAGTAATTAAACATTGATCCTTGATcaatatatattacaaaattatagatggttttttttatgaaattgatcaTAATTTAAAGGTTGATTAATCGATAATGAATAAGTTCAGCGTATTTGATGGAGTAATTTGTAACTACTGGGATGAGTCCTTTTTCTAAGCTTTAAAATGCCATAATTTAACTATTGTATTAAGCTTGTTTGATGGCACATGCTAGATTATACCAAATTATAGGCATGCTTAACACCTTTTGCTTTTCATAATTAATGCAATCTTTGGTTATTCCTTACCAATGAAAGTCATGGTTCATTATTGATCATCAATGTTCAAAAGGATGATGCTACGACGATAAaagactattttattttataatccaTGTTAATCAAAGTCAttgattttcatattgtttcctctcactaaaagaaaaaaaatctctcgaTAAGGTTTG encodes:
- the LOC7484670 gene encoding cytidine deaminase 1; this translates as MDGPIFVIEASEAESMAKQSGLTVLQLLPALVKSAQALARPPISDYHVGAVGLGSSGRIFLGGNLEFPGLPLHHSVHAEQFLITNLTLNAEPSLKYIAVSAAPCGHCRQFLQEIRHAPDVQILITGDSTNNQSYKNDLANKQQFEPLSCLLPHRFGPDDLLDKDIPLLLETRHNNLSFVGDALLPNGICASFDDLENEALEAANKSHAPFTNCPSGVALMDCEGKVYRGSYMESAAYNPSIGPVQAALVAYVMGGRGGGYDRIVAAVLVEKQGAKARQEQTARLLLKEISPKCELKVFHCGSSSSFNGCNNQNSC